The genome window tatatctGCATTACGGACAAATGGTAATAAGCTACAAgttataaaatttgaaaatactaatcataaaattatttagggaaaatatgtaatacTAATAATTCcttaataatatttctatCATATACAGATAATTcttgaatattttattatcatttttaattaattacatttttctaaaattaaaaatagtcaaagaaaattatttttttctatgattAATGCTAAGCATGAGATAGAGTAAATATTacttcatatatatatgaataatttttatgaataaggggaacatataataaaaacatatttataagtcattacataatatatatagatataaaACATTATGAAGTTATAAAGAACATTAAACTTAGACCTTTTTATCACAAGATTAATGTACTAGATGTTGTATACAACTAGTTACGCATAGTGTTGTTGTTTTAAagcgttaaaaaaaacaaatattttatataattatttttcctttaagtgaaattatttttacgctTTTATACacaatattgtaaaaatggataaTATAAACGCATATGATGGCGCTTCTTTTCTCTATGTtgaaatgaaatgaaaaaactttGGACGCAATGCATATGTAAATTTAGAACTAACacctatttaaaaaatataatataatgaaaatttttcatataaaaagcGACTCAGTTATTTCCGTAGATAGAAAAGTTTTGATACATACctacaatatatattcatgATATTACTCATTAATGTATTCCTTTAAAACGATTTCCACTGAAAGTAATCACAATATAACAGTTATGCACAATTcaaattatagaaaaaaagaatattagAACAATAAATATTACCTTTTTAGTGTCATTAGCCATTTAGACCTATTATATGGTAAATTATTGTTAGAATTTTTCTGCCTAGAATTCTATGCAGATCTTATAAGATAATTTCATATTACCATTAACTCAGTACATTCGtttttataagaataatatgtattatctttaaaattatatttttaaattataaatatacgaGCACATCTGTGCGCGTAATTagatttcttttcttccattttgtaatcACTGTAAACCTCGCATATATTAAGGCcaatatatagtatattatattattctcCTGATttattatcataatattttaaccTGCAACATGTCTTTTAACTTGACAAATTGTATAGACAATAAAAGCACCAATAAATATGatcatatacattttatattttgtggaatatgtttataatatgctataaacattatataataaatccATACTAAATTATTCAGCTTTAATGTATAATGTGTgtgaatattattatttttaatatcatcTGATACAAGATATTGTTTactcgtatttttttttttacattttgtttGGAAACATTAACATACGATTTTAGGAGCTCATATATATagtgatattaaaaaaataaaaatatactatttTCTTACACAACAACAGTAACATCATTATCTATGTATCCACTGCATGGCTGTGAGTGTAAAAAACGTGCTTAacctaaaaatataaaatttgacataattattaaaaaaaaatttgcttgtTTAGTTAATAAGTAACAAACAACAAACAACAAACAACTAAGTTAACAAGTAAGCaaaatatttacacaaaaaaaaattattttttatttttataacaaatattatgttttaacTGTGATATATTATTCGAAAAAAGCtgcacaaataaaaataatacaaaaaaaattattaatacttaatttacatatatcatgtacagaaaaatatatatacatatataaccTATTTTTTAGGtgtcttatatttattatacatgtacattcATATAATCCTAGGTAACTATATCAAGcatcatattatttttccattagTTTCACGAAAATATGTTGTTATTCTATTCGCTTGAATCGTTTATACTATcctctttaaattttaaattttaattttttttaaatcttttttattaaatcatATACCTTGCAcctcaaaaaaaacatatttctaTTTGATATTACTTTACCTTTTTATTAAGCAGTTTAACTTTATTGATATTTAAATAGTATTCGACTTAAGGCTATCCATATAATCATTActgttaaattatatttaatattttaattattcgcATAATCTTctacttttttaatattatcacAAGTAATACAattagataatttttttattatataagaaCTAGCACAATTACTCCGTATTTCATTGTTATTTTGTCTTCATTATTTCTGATAATAATAACAGTGAAAAGAAATTCAATATTATTTCCTATTAAAAAGgctattataaaatttttcaccTTATATGTCTAATTAGTAATAAGAGTCTTGATCAGGGTGGTAATTCAAATATAATCGATCCGCTTCAGAACCTATAAACGTTTCCTCAGAATCATACATTGGTAActctttttcatactcttcgtaataattatgctcaaatatttttccctttttccgtttttttttgcgtgaaCTTGATTTGAATCGAGAAGACTGacataaaaatgagcatGTAAGAGGTGTGGAAATATGTTTCGTCGTAATTCTacaatttaaagaaaaacaaattacaGAAGCGAACGAAATATTCATATGTCATAAAGTATAATGTGTAAATACCCTGTTGtaatagaaaaggaagaaaattgttcCAAGTACAGCAGCGCCCATGATGATgttgctaaaaaaatttgagtcCAACTCTTCATGTGTAGTTCCTAATGTATTAGTCGAATCGGCAACGGCCAGAGTTACTGCATTGCTTGCAGCATCTGTAGTAAAATATGGTGATGCATGAACAGCCTCTCGTGTGCCCTCTATTGGTGAGGGACTAAAAGTTGCTATAGATTGCAAGTTGCCTGTCGTTTCTCTTACTGCAGGTCCGAGTGCTGAATTTTCAGATGCTGCCTCTTCAACTACTTCCTGTTCACGAACTACCGGTGTAGGTTTTACTGCTACAGGTTTTGCCGCTGCAGGTGCAGCAGCTGCTACTACTTCTTTCTGGGGGTCAGCTGCAGCTACTAACTTTTGCAATGGAACCATTTCAGGAGCTACCTTTTCACGTCCTGCTTCTGCACGTACAGCCTGTGCACGTCCttgctctatttttttacctaatGACAAAAGATCTCTATTCAATATAGTTAATAATTTCTGAGGATCGTACTCATCTGCACATTTAACAGAAGGATTACAGAATGGATCTGTATCATCTTCCTCGCAGCAGTTATCAATGTTATCTACATATAACTTGTTAATATAAGAAACATAATCcacatatttttcacatttatcTTTATCAGTTTCGTTGCAATTAATTtgcttaaaattttcaaaataatcaTGTAaatctttctcttttttccacGATTCTTTATCGCCA of Plasmodium vivax scf_7127 genomic scaffold, whole genome shotgun sequence contains these proteins:
- a CDS encoding variable surface protein Vir12-related (encoded by transcript PVX_102640A), which codes for MVLSAKNNWEEKLPDLPSYQKYKQLDSVDIADYSKDHCKNLKNSDDQDRQLCNKILKNLSILKKEKGKEQKHGCYYFQHWLHDKLGKKYYNGNVKGNKYSVAEEILDIVADAVSTNSIDQACKGYAFGDKESWKKEKDLHDYFENFKQINCNETDKDKCEKYVDYVSYINKLYVDNIDNCCEEDDTDPFCNPSVKCADEYDPQKLLTILNRDLLSLGKKIEQGRAQAVRAEAGREKVAPEMVPLQKLVAAADPQKEVVAAAAPAAAKPVAVKPTPVVREQEVVEEAASENSALGPAVRETTGNLQSIATFSPSPIEGTREAVHASPYFTTDAASNAVTLAVADSTNTLGTTHEELDSNFFSNIIMGAAVLGTIFFLFYYNRSSRFKSSSRKKKRKKGKIFEHNYYEEYEKELPMYDSEETFIGSEADRLYLNYHPDQDSYY